One Chloroflexota bacterium genomic window, ACAAAGGCAGGATCATTTTCATGTCCTACCGGGACGGCAACTATGAGGTCTACGTGATGGACGCCGACGGCACCAACCCCACGAACCTCACCAACAACCCGGCAGACGATTTCGGTGGCTATTGGTCGCCGGACGGACGGCTCATCGCCTTCATGTCCGACCGAGACGGCAACGTTGAGGTCTACGTGATGAACGCCGACGGCACCAACCCCAGGAACCTGACCAATAACCCGGCAGACGATTTCGGTGGCTATTGGTCGCCGGACGGACGGCTCATCGCCTTCACGTCCGACCGAGACGGCAACGATGAGGTCTACGTGATGAACGCCGACGGCACCAACCCCAGGAACCTGACCAACAACCCAGCATACGATTCGTTTGGGATGTGGTCGCCGGACGGACGGCTCATCGCCTTCAGGTCCGACCGGGACGGCAACGGTGAGGTCTACGTGATGAACGCCGACGGGAGCGGGGTAACGAGGCTGACCTACAACTTCGCCTCCGACTACCCTACCGACTGGCGACCATAATCGATAGGAGATTGTGCAGAGCAAGCTCAACGGTTCGAGGCTTGGGGAATATCGGCGTTTGATGCCCTACATCTCGCCTGCGCTGAAAGCAGTGGAGCAGAAGTTTTTCTGACCACAGATGACGAATTGTTACGTAAATTGGCTGCTCATGCGGAGCAATTGGGTATACGAGTAGAGAATCCTTTGACGTGGCTAAGGGAGGTAGGCTAATATGAGTCCGGCTGCGAGGACGCTGGAGCAAATCCGCTTGACAGGATTGAAGGCACTGTCTCGTGAATTGGGGCCAGTGGGCTTGGTGCGATTCCTACA contains:
- a CDS encoding PD40 domain-containing protein, whose product is MSYRDGNYEVYVMDADGTNPTNLTNNPADDFGGYWSPDGRLIAFMSDRDGNVEVYVMNADGTNPRNLTNNPADDFGGYWSPDGRLIAFTSDRDGNDEVYVMNADGTNPRNLTNNPAYDSFGMWSPDGRLIAFRSDRDGNGEVYVMNADGSGVTRLTYNFASDYPTDWRP